Part of the Yersinia hibernica genome, TTCTCCTGGTAATTTGAAGAATCAACCTGGAGTACCCTCGAAATTACTCACGGTGATCTAGGATAGTAGTTAATCCAGATCACCCCAATGAGTCGGTCACGTATTCAATATGTAGATAGGGTCATTGCAGGTAATGCTCACGCTCAATGAACGTGCCGATTATCTTGTCATGCATTTCTGCCGATTTTGAGTACCCAAGCGTTTTGCGATTCAGTCGTTTTAACCGGTTACGAAGATTCAGGTTTTCGCGTTCAATCCGCTGGGTGTAAAGCTTACCTGTGATGTCTTTTGTAGCCGGTAACATCTCATAAGCACTGAAGTTGTCTGTACACCAGAAGGCGACTCTGAAGCCCGACAGTAAACCCAGTAATTTGCACTGCGTCATTTTGCTCCTGCGCCCAAAAGCATGAGCAACAATACGTTTGAGACGAGGCTCCCATGCATACCACAGCCAACGCTGACGCTTTTTATTGCCAACAAACGACCACATTTCATCAACTTCACAGATAAGCTGAATTTGCAGGTTATCCAGAGGAAGCGTGGTTACAACTCTCGGCGAGAGTTTTTTAGTGTGCGCACAACGGCATTAATGCTGATATGTAAAGCTCGGGCAGTGTCTCGAATACCGGCATTGTTCATTGCAAGGTCGACAATTTGTGATTTCATGCCGGGTTGGCAGGCGCGATAAGCATAATCGAGCTGGAAAGTACGGCAGCACGACTGGCACCGATAGCGCTGAAGTTTGGCCTTACCCAGGCCATGCTTTTTAACAGATTCGATTTGCTCACAAAACGTGCATTTTACGTCAACTTTAGCCATCAGATGCACACTTCAAAAAGAGTGATTCTACCGCATGATCAACACATTGAATACTTGACCCAAAAATCCTGTTGATATCCGTTTAAATAAACTGAACCGTAACCAGCTAATGTTTGGCTAATATTAGCTTGCATGCGCGAACGTTTATTCGCACGAGTTTGGGGATGATGATAGTCATTAGCTTCAGCAAAATCATAATATCCTTCTGTCGAATAGCGATATCCTGCCAGTGTAACGGTTGTTCCACTGGTTAATAAACTTTTTGCATACTGAAAACGATAAGATTGTCCGTTAGATTGAGACTGATCCTGCACATCAAAATTTGTTCTGGCATTAGTGACATCAACAGAAAAAGCCCCTATTTCTCCTAGATTTAACCCAGTACCTAACGCAATTGCGTTATATTTATCAGAGTACAGCCCACCACCATACAATGTCGTATTCCACGGCAGCCCGTATATTAATGTAGACTGAATAAAACTTGGTTCTTTCGCATCTGGCGTGTTGGCACGATATTTACCTGTACTCAGTGAATACTTAAACTGGCCATTCCGCTGCATAATCGGGACAGATGAAAATGGTGTAACAAACGTCTGTTCACTGCCATCCAATTCTGTCACTGTGACTTCCAAATTACCACTGACTGATGTTGGATAGAGATCATTAATCTCAAAAGGCCCTGCCGGAACATGAGTTTGATAAATAACAAACCCATTTTGTCTAACAGTAACCTTAGCATTGCTCTGAGCTATTCCCCGAATAACTGGGGCAAATCCACGCAAGCTATATGGCAACATATTTTCATCTGAGGCCAGACGAACACCTTTAAACTGAAAGCTGACGAAGATATCACCAGAGGAGTTAGTTTCGCCTAGTGTTAACTGACTCCTTAAAAAAGCAATATCCCGTTCCATATAAGTATGGATATTTTCCCATTGGTGGTGACTCTCACTTTGAGAATAGACAGAATAGTTACGTAAACGCCAAGCCCCCATATTAAGGCCATTGCGTAAGCTCAAAAACTCGGCATGCTGATCTTCTTGATCGTTATGCCATGTTTTAGAACCTGTTAAACCATAATTTAAGGTAAATGCAGATACCCCTTGATCCCAGGACTCTGGAGATATATAGCCGCGAGCCGTCGTTTTCATCGCAATCTGCGGTATATTAATAAACAATTTCTGCTGTGCGAACTCAAACTTAGCTGTCGCATCAGGAATATAGTTTTGCAGTGAAGTGATATTAGTATCATCACTTAACGTTGATAATGCAGGCGAGTCTGAATTCACTCCCCACTCAATCAACTGCCCCTTCGTCAGCTCAGGAACCAATTGATTGCTATCATCTACGATAAAGTTTATTTCATTTAGTCCAATAAAATCATTGTTGATATAAACATCAACATTGTATTTCCCCGGCAGTTGTCCTTTCGATTGTGAGAACACAGATAACGTATCAATATCAGCAATACCTTGCATGCCTCTTTTATCAAGTGAATAAGGGTTAAAGTAGTCTTCTGCTCTGGCCGCCGTACCCCACCCTCCTGACACTAATACTACTGAAATAAGTAATGAAAGTGGGAGACAGCGTATTTCCCTTTTATTTAACAAGAGCAAATAAGAATTTTTTCTATTATATGAATATCTTTTCATAATGGCTCATGATTATTATTTAAAGCGATATCGCCACCCTTTATGGCTTATCATCGGGCTATGGTATGACAGGAGTAAGGACTCAATTCGTATTTGTCTCTCTTGGCGTTGTTCCACCATAATCATTAATTGCTGACCAATTCACCTTCAATAGCGCTGAAGATGTTTGTGTTGGTAACTCCCATGACTGTTCACTCTGAGGTGCAATCATTCCGGGATTAGTTATCTTGGCACCGTTAACATTCAACTCGCTAAATGAAACATAAAATGGCGTCGGATTATGAGCATAAATTTTATTTCCATTGCGTTTGAATGTTATCTTTTTATAGGCAATCGCTGCATCTTTTGCATTTAAACTTGCCGGGCGATAAAAAAGTTTAATTCGGCTATTGACAGAAATGCTTAGCTCATTTTTAGCATTCGGATTAGAGGTTGGTATAGATTTAATATTTAACCAGTAAACCGACTCTCTGTTGTCAGGTAGATCGCCTGTTTTGACGATACGTAGCGAGTTTGTTGCATCTGCATTTAAGCGAAATAAAGGCGGTGTCACGATAAAAGGAATCGTATTATCCTGTTGAATACTATTATTCTCGGCATTTAACCAGGATTGAATAAGAAACGGATTACTGTCCGGATTGTGAATCGACACCGATGACTCTTTTTTATCACCATTATAAATAATGCGAGTTCCACCAATGACAATCCCTGCATAGGCATGGTAGGAAAACGTAATAAGCAGCAAAGGAAATATATATTTTTTAAAATTTGATAATGTCATTATCAATCCCCAGAAATTAATATTGGCCCCACTAAAAGGTCATGAGGCCATAAAATCAGTAATTACTCGTAAGAAATATCAATGGTGACATCGGCATTAGCCTCACCTTGGCCAACATCAGATCCAGTCGTCATATAGCTCGCATAAATAGTTTTCTCACCCGCTTGCGTTGTTAACGGGATTGCTAAATCGCGTGTATTCGGTGTGATAATATCGGCTGTATTAGAAGAACTATAAAGCGCGATCCCTACATTACTTGCAGCACCAGCTCCGGTTTGAATAGCAAACAATTCCGGGTTAGTTGCATTCACTGTGCCATTAAACTGGATATTAGCTTGTGTTTTAGAAGGGCAACCAGACAAAGAGATTGTGATAGGTTTTAAATCAGTCGTTGCACCAACATTACCTTTGTAATTAGCAACGTTCCAAGTATCCAATATAACACTGGCAGATGAACTACCCGTGGTTGTTGAGCCATTAACGTTTATCTCACAAGGCGAATCAGTAAATGCGCCGCTAAACTGAATAGTGCCGTCTATCGCAAAAGCTGAACTAGATAATGCTAACAGCGATATTGCGATGAATCCTTTATTCATTTTTAAAACCCATTCATAATAAATCTAATAAATAGAAATTAATTTATGTCAAAAATAATTATTGACTTGAATATCCTATGATTTGGAAGTTGAGGATAATAAACATTTCTAAGCTAATAAGATATCAGACAGGCATTATATTTTTGAAAGCAAACACCTACAAACGTAGGTAAATCCCACCATTGAAAAGCAATGATTACCAATAACACCTAAATAAATCAAATCAATTAACTAAAATAGACATCTCTAATTAATAACCACCCAAAAATCTTAACCACTTGAAAAAACAATAACTTTATTTTTAAAAATTAGAATTCACATTCTTTATAAAAAATGATTTTGAGAGTTTACATAGCACTTTAAATTTGACTACGATTCAAGTACTAAATCTTATGCTTAATTCAACGTTATTTATTAAAAATAAACTCACATCTTTTTAGATATCAAAATACAAATAACAATATTTACCCTCTCGATGACCGCTGAATCTTAGTCATCAAAATTGACGCGATTATCTTATCAGTACGAACTAATGAAAAAATAAAGCAGCCAGCCAAAACGACAGATTAATTTCTATTCTTTTGATAAACAAGCCAATCATCTCTACGGGCTCTAAACCACAAAGAATCACAAGATATAGTAAGATAATGACATTATGTCGTGGTAAATAAAACGCCTCTTACTGACTTTAATCACAGTCTGACTATCCTTTAATGTGATAAAAAGTGTAAAATAGACGAACATCAGCACAGTAGTCTTTTATTTATCACTTTTTACATTTATTAATTTTAATTTCAAGAGGTTAGCGTGATGGGTTTACCAAACTGTCCAAAATGCAATTCTGAATATACATGGCAGGAAGGGGAAAAACTGAATTGCCCAGAATGTGGCCATGAGTGGTCGGAAAATAGTGATTCCGCAGCAACCGAAGAAGGTCTGGTTGTTCGTGATGCCAACGGTAATTTGCTGGCTGACGGTGATGCCGTCACTGTTGTTAAGGACTTGAAAGTAAAAGGGAGTTCTTCAACTCTGAAGATCGGCACCAAAGTGAAGAGCATCCGCCTAGTTGAAGGTGACCACAATATCGATTGCAAAATCGATGGTTTTGGCCCTATGAAACTGAAATCTGAGTTTGTGAAGAAAAGCTAATAGCTTAACCAGCAACTTTTCCCCTTGCTCGGTGCTGTTTGCGGAGCAAGGGGCGATTTGTAGTTATCCCCATAACAGCAACTTCTCTTCTTTTTAATGCAATATTCGCATTTCCCTATTAAACAACACATAACTGAAGTTACCATTCGCGTGGGTTGAATCAACCCCAGTAAAAACCGAAAACATCTGAATGGTTTCTTCTCACCCAATCGATATATAGAGTAATATATAGCGACTATGTAATGATAACGCTATATATATGATATAAAGCACAATAGAGGGGATCATAGTGTACTTGTATATGTTTTATCTCGGTGGAAATGCGAAAAAATCCAATATTGAGGTTCATGATATTCAGTTTGTAGCTGCAAAAAATCCAGAAGATGCTTGGCCAGCACTTAGGGCCGCTTGGTTCGGCGATCCAGATAAAATACATATCGATGGATATGCACGCATTACCTGGGTCGATGGTTACGCTATAACTCTTGCTGATACATCCCCCATTGATAGCAATAAGCTGTTTTTTGTTAATGTCGGTGCTTACCATCCTTCGGTGCTTGCCGAGTTGCATGCTTTCGATCTGTTTGTGGCGCATGATGTCCAGCAAGCCAAAGTGAAAGGGCTGGCATCACTGCTTAATGGCGCTCTGCAGCAGCATAAAGACAATCTCAAAGAGGTCGATGATTGCCTACTTTTGGACAAGATTGATAACTTATATGTGCACCTTACCCCATCGGCTAGTGGTAAGAATTTCACCCCAGAATGGCAAGGTTATCAACCTATTGGAGCCTAATTACAGGTTTCTGTCTTAGCATAAAATGGAATGGCGACTGAGGGGCCTCTGTGCTACCACGCAGCCCCATTCCACTCCCAATCTACCAATCCCCTCGCTCTCCCAAATACATTTAGATATATCTTTTTTGCATCCACCTCTTGCTAATTTCGATATATCGAACTAGATTAGATATATCGAAACTGTTTCGATATATCTAAAGGAGATTTATTATGTTTGGTTTTTCAAAACGTGGTCTTCATTGTGGTGAAAATCACCATGAAGAGCAGCATCGCGGCGGCGAAAGAATGCGTCGCGGCGGCCGTCACCATATGGCAGCGGAAGCGATTGAAACGGCAAGAGGCGGCAGACGTGGGCGTGGTGAAAAAATGCAACGCCTGTTTGAACACGGCGACTTGCGCATTGTTCTGTTAGCATTACTTAATAAAAAGCCCAGCCATGGTTATGAGCTGATTAAAGCTATCGAAGAGGCATCTTCAGGTTTATATGTGCCAAGTCCAGGTGTTATTTACCCAACACTGACCCTATTAGAAGAGCAGGATTTTGTTATTCCAGTGGCCACAGGCAATGGCCGTAAAAGCTACCAAATTACTGATGCCGGTAAAGCCGAATTACAGCAAAACCAACAAATGGTTGATATTATTTTTTCGCGGCTGGCCCAAGTAAATCGCCGTCCTGAGGGTAATATGGCTGAAGGTATTTCCGATGCAATGCATCGTTTACGTCATATTCTGCGCAGCAGTATGATGCGCTCGGATGTTACGCCAGAGCAGGTTGAGAATATTAATGCTGCTTTACTGACAGCCGTCGAAGCCATTGAAAAAGAGTTAGCGCCCAATGCGGCTGAAACTCATGAGCCGGAGAAAAAATAATGCCGGGTTACCGTTATCGAATCACTATTGAGCCACTAACCGACCGCAAAGGTGAAGCCATTAATAAAGCTCCGATAACATTCGAAGCCGAGAATCACGATGAGATCCTCGGCATCATCGAGCGGTTACAGGCGCGTGAAGATCTGGACTTCGGTAAGGAGAAAACAGCCGCATTTGCACTTGGTCTGAAACTGTTTTCAGAGACAATGATGGAGAACCGCAAGCACCCGATATTTGCCCCATTGCGAGCTGCGTTTATGGATTTTATGCTCAACTTGAAGAAAGGTTCGACACGCGATCGTTCCGAGTGACACACCAAAAATATAAGATAATGCGACAGCGAATTCGCCGGGAATATAAGCCCTACACTCTATTCCCGACGAATTGTTTAACTCAAATCAGCGCCATGGCTGGCAATAACTTTTTTATACCAATAGAAAGATTTCTTTTTCTTGCGGGCCAAAGAACCATGCCCCTGATCATCACGGTCAACATAGACAAACCCATAGCGCTTACTCATTTCCCCGGTAGAGGCGGAAACTAAATCAATGCATCCCCATGAAGTATATCCAATAACCGGAATACCATCATCGATGGCATCTGCCATTGCTTTAATATGCTCGCGTAAGTAGCTAATACGAT contains:
- a CDS encoding IS1 family transposase (programmed frameshift), translated to MAKVDVKCTFCEQIESVKKHGLGKAKLQRYRCQSCCRTFQLDYAYRACQPGMKSQIVDLAMNNAGIRDTARALHISINAVVRTPKKLSPRVVTTLPLDNLQIQLICEVDEMWSFVGNKKRQRWLWYAWEPRLKRIVAHAFGRRSKMTQCKLLGLLSGFRVAFWCTDNFSAYEMLPATKDITGKLYTQRIERENLNLRNRLKRLNRKTLGYSKSAEMHDKIIGTFIEREHYLQ
- a CDS encoding fimbria/pilus outer membrane usher protein — its product is MKRYSYNRKNSYLLLLNKREIRCLPLSLLISVVLVSGGWGTAARAEDYFNPYSLDKRGMQGIADIDTLSVFSQSKGQLPGKYNVDVYINNDFIGLNEINFIVDDSNQLVPELTKGQLIEWGVNSDSPALSTLSDDTNITSLQNYIPDATAKFEFAQQKLFINIPQIAMKTTARGYISPESWDQGVSAFTLNYGLTGSKTWHNDQEDQHAEFLSLRNGLNMGAWRLRNYSVYSQSESHHQWENIHTYMERDIAFLRSQLTLGETNSSGDIFVSFQFKGVRLASDENMLPYSLRGFAPVIRGIAQSNAKVTVRQNGFVIYQTHVPAGPFEINDLYPTSVSGNLEVTVTELDGSEQTFVTPFSSVPIMQRNGQFKYSLSTGKYRANTPDAKEPSFIQSTLIYGLPWNTTLYGGGLYSDKYNAIALGTGLNLGEIGAFSVDVTNARTNFDVQDQSQSNGQSYRFQYAKSLLTSGTTVTLAGYRYSTEGYYDFAEANDYHHPQTRANKRSRMQANISQTLAGYGSVYLNGYQQDFWVKYSMC
- a CDS encoding fimbrial biogenesis chaperone; the protein is MTLSNFKKYIFPLLLITFSYHAYAGIVIGGTRIIYNGDKKESSVSIHNPDSNPFLIQSWLNAENNSIQQDNTIPFIVTPPLFRLNADATNSLRIVKTGDLPDNRESVYWLNIKSIPTSNPNAKNELSISVNSRIKLFYRPASLNAKDAAIAYKKITFKRNGNKIYAHNPTPFYVSFSELNVNGAKITNPGMIAPQSEQSWELPTQTSSALLKVNWSAINDYGGTTPRETNTN
- a CDS encoding fimbrial protein, whose translation is MNKGFIAISLLALSSSAFAIDGTIQFSGAFTDSPCEINVNGSTTTGSSSASVILDTWNVANYKGNVGATTDLKPITISLSGCPSKTQANIQFNGTVNATNPELFAIQTGAGAASNVGIALYSSSNTADIITPNTRDLAIPLTTQAGEKTIYASYMTTGSDVGQGEANADVTIDISYE
- a CDS encoding zinc ribbon domain-containing protein YjdM; protein product: MMGLPNCPKCNSEYTWQEGEKLNCPECGHEWSENSDSAATEEGLVVRDANGNLLADGDAVTVVKDLKVKGSSSTLKIGTKVKSIRLVEGDHNIDCKIDGFGPMKLKSEFVKKS
- a CDS encoding DUF1543 domain-containing protein, giving the protein MYLYMFYLGGNAKKSNIEVHDIQFVAAKNPEDAWPALRAAWFGDPDKIHIDGYARITWVDGYAITLADTSPIDSNKLFFVNVGAYHPSVLAELHAFDLFVAHDVQQAKVKGLASLLNGALQQHKDNLKEVDDCLLLDKIDNLYVHLTPSASGKNFTPEWQGYQPIGA
- a CDS encoding PadR family transcriptional regulator gives rise to the protein MFGFSKRGLHCGENHHEEQHRGGERMRRGGRHHMAAEAIETARGGRRGRGEKMQRLFEHGDLRIVLLALLNKKPSHGYELIKAIEEASSGLYVPSPGVIYPTLTLLEEQDFVIPVATGNGRKSYQITDAGKAELQQNQQMVDIIFSRLAQVNRRPEGNMAEGISDAMHRLRHILRSSMMRSDVTPEQVENINAALLTAVEAIEKELAPNAAETHEPEKK
- a CDS encoding DUF3861 domain-containing protein gives rise to the protein MPGYRYRITIEPLTDRKGEAINKAPITFEAENHDEILGIIERLQAREDLDFGKEKTAAFALGLKLFSETMMENRKHPIFAPLRAAFMDFMLNLKKGSTRDRSE